In Promicromonospora sp. Populi, one genomic interval encodes:
- a CDS encoding helix-turn-helix domain-containing protein: MSDLLARDTAALHHALEQGGDEVSVSVSRSTAELLAQLMDARAQGRVVVAQNEDEVTPAQAAAMLGMSRPQVRRLMDQGTLDFRKVGTHHRILVASVEAFRAAERSRRGPALAELADLQNELGLTE; encoded by the coding sequence ATGAGCGACCTTCTGGCGCGTGATACGGCAGCGCTGCACCACGCCTTGGAGCAGGGCGGCGACGAGGTGAGTGTGTCTGTCTCCCGGTCAACCGCCGAGCTCTTGGCTCAGCTCATGGACGCACGCGCGCAGGGGCGCGTGGTGGTCGCTCAGAACGAGGATGAGGTCACCCCGGCTCAGGCCGCAGCGATGCTGGGAATGTCCCGACCACAGGTCCGCCGCCTGATGGACCAGGGCACGCTCGACTTCCGGAAGGTAGGCACCCACCACCGCATCCTGGTCGCGTCGGTCGAGGCATTCCGGGCCGCGGAGCGTTCGCGCCGCGGCCCGGCTCTGGCCGAGCTAGCCGACCTGCAGAACGAGCTGGGTCTGACCGAGTGA